The Bernardetia litoralis DSM 6794 genome includes a window with the following:
- a CDS encoding carboxymuconolactone decarboxylase family protein, producing MNQVEEFNAYRSKMNEKIIAADNKVLKRIFNLDTNAFAEGTLDVKTKELIGLTCSMVLRCDDCIKYHLGKAKEAGISDEQIVEAMAIANLVGGTIVIPHLRKAMEYLEELNK from the coding sequence ATGAATCAAGTAGAAGAATTTAATGCGTATCGCAGCAAAATGAATGAAAAAATTATAGCTGCTGATAATAAAGTCTTAAAACGTATTTTCAATTTAGATACAAATGCCTTTGCAGAAGGAACACTAGATGTAAAAACAAAAGAACTTATCGGGCTTACATGTTCGATGGTTTTGCGTTGTGATGATTGTATCAAATATCATTTGGGAAAAGCAAAAGAAGCAGGTATTTCTGATGAGCAAATCGTAGAAGCAATGGCAATCGCCAATCTTGTTGGAGGAACAATCGTAATTCCACATCTTAGAAAAGCAATGGAATATTTGGAAGAACTGAATAAATAA
- a CDS encoding cyclase family protein: MKINYSINTKGYTADLSKPLDISISLQAGNQNPNCYYGENPTFETIRFGDNFVGSVAEGGACNYQKVTITPHGNGTHTECYGHLNNQEKNNITINQSLKTFWFVARLISLEPTKITEMHLENEEFNQLKEIAEIGDEVIFKKNIEKKLKKIESIDNNKIPYEALIIRTLPNSDTKKNKLYSGQNPPYLEPNIGTFLAQKNINHLLLDLPSVDRESDKGKLSVHKGFWNILTNKNNENDFSEVRKNATITELIFVDNQIKDGTYLLNIQIPSLEIDAVPSKPVLYSIQ; encoded by the coding sequence ATGAAAATCAATTATTCAATAAATACTAAAGGTTATACTGCTGATTTATCTAAACCTTTAGATATTTCAATTTCATTACAAGCAGGTAATCAAAATCCAAATTGTTATTATGGTGAAAATCCAACTTTTGAAACTATTCGTTTTGGAGATAATTTTGTTGGAAGCGTAGCAGAAGGAGGAGCTTGTAATTATCAAAAAGTGACTATTACGCCACACGGAAATGGAACACATACAGAATGTTATGGACATTTAAACAATCAAGAAAAAAATAATATAACTATCAATCAATCTTTAAAAACGTTTTGGTTTGTGGCTCGTCTTATTAGTTTAGAGCCTACAAAAATTACAGAAATGCATTTAGAAAATGAAGAGTTTAATCAACTAAAAGAAATAGCAGAAATAGGCGATGAAGTAATTTTTAAAAAAAATATTGAAAAAAAATTGAAGAAAATTGAAAGTATAGATAATAATAAAATTCCTTATGAAGCTTTAATTATTCGGACTCTTCCTAATTCTGATACAAAAAAAAACAAACTCTATTCAGGACAAAATCCTCCTTACTTAGAACCAAATATAGGAACGTTTTTAGCACAAAAAAACATCAATCATTTACTTTTAGATTTGCCTTCAGTAGATAGAGAATCAGATAAAGGAAAATTATCTGTTCATAAAGGTTTTTGGAATATTTTGACTAATAAAAATAATGAAAATGATTTTTCAGAAGTTAGAAAAAACGCTACTATTACAGAGCTTATTTTTGTAGATAATCAAATAAAAGATGGAACTTATTTACTTAATATTCAAATTCCATCTTTAGAAATTGATGCCGTTCCTTCAAAACCTGTTTTGTATAGCATACAATAA
- a CDS encoding ATP-dependent DNA helicase, producing the protein MIIYNQIFSNFILGKIISIKLQDIKTMIVDNIKLDEENLEFNNALDIIKHTKRTVYLTGKAGTGKTTFLKYLKTTTHKNMVIVAPTGVAAINAGGQTIHSFFQIKPSLFVPDDKRLRKSANMGDTDQSTIFDHFKYSEEKQKIIDALEILVIDEVSMVRCDLLDVIDKLLRVFRKKEVVPFGGVQVILIGDTFQLPPILKDEEKEILMPHYESEFFFSSKVIQKTQPVYIELKKIYRQKDQRFVNLLNKIRNSNLTHDQVKSLNTKYDPNFDFEKHKNCIMLCTHNEKVREINNEKLSRLMASTQNFEADLDGEFPERNFPTEKNLELKINAQVMFIKNDKDKKYHNGKIGKIVRIEDEKIIVEDEFKKQIEVEQQVWKNIKYKWNDEKDEIESEDLGSFTQYPLKLAWAITVHKSQGLTFDKIIADLGKAFAAGQVYVALSRCTSFEGLILASPIPHNAIKTDKRVVEFSKTETSKAAISKEINEGKANFYYKKARQAAKRKDVKGVYDNFMNALEYRNDMKTEKFKKQFLFWAKQWTSPKPNQEKKNLKEEQEERKVVAKKKINKKENHNKPISPKPQQIKKIKKTNEKTYKRWTIKEEQQLKDLFHLGHTIKEITKIMGRDKDAIISRLHKIELKK; encoded by the coding sequence ATGATAATTTATAATCAAATTTTTAGTAATTTTATTTTGGGAAAGATTATATCAATAAAATTACAAGATATAAAAACAATGATTGTAGATAATATAAAATTAGATGAAGAAAATCTAGAGTTTAATAATGCTTTAGATATTATCAAGCATACAAAAAGAACAGTTTATTTAACTGGAAAAGCAGGAACTGGAAAAACAACTTTTTTAAAATATCTCAAAACCACAACTCATAAAAATATGGTAATTGTTGCGCCTACGGGTGTGGCTGCCATCAATGCAGGTGGACAAACGATACATTCTTTTTTTCAGATAAAGCCTAGTTTGTTTGTTCCTGATGACAAACGCCTTCGAAAATCTGCTAATATGGGAGATACCGACCAAAGTACGATTTTTGACCATTTCAAATATTCAGAAGAAAAACAAAAAATTATTGATGCCTTAGAAATCTTGGTTATTGATGAAGTTTCGATGGTACGCTGTGATTTATTGGATGTAATTGATAAACTTTTACGTGTTTTTCGTAAGAAAGAAGTTGTGCCTTTTGGTGGCGTACAAGTTATTTTGATTGGAGATACTTTTCAGCTTCCTCCTATTTTGAAAGATGAAGAAAAAGAAATTTTGATGCCTCATTATGAAAGTGAATTCTTTTTTAGTTCAAAAGTAATTCAGAAAACTCAACCCGTTTATATAGAACTCAAAAAAATATATCGCCAAAAAGACCAGCGTTTTGTCAATCTACTCAACAAAATTAGAAATAGTAATCTTACTCACGACCAAGTAAAAAGCCTAAATACAAAATATGACCCTAATTTTGACTTTGAAAAGCACAAAAACTGTATCATGCTTTGTACGCATAATGAAAAAGTAAGAGAAATAAATAATGAAAAATTAAGCCGTTTGATGGCATCTACACAAAACTTTGAGGCAGACTTGGATGGAGAGTTTCCAGAAAGAAATTTTCCTACCGAAAAAAATCTTGAACTAAAAATAAATGCTCAAGTGATGTTTATCAAAAATGATAAAGACAAAAAATATCACAATGGAAAAATAGGGAAAATAGTCAGAATAGAAGATGAAAAAATTATTGTAGAAGATGAGTTCAAAAAACAAATTGAGGTAGAACAACAAGTTTGGAAAAATATAAAATACAAATGGAATGATGAAAAAGATGAAATAGAATCTGAAGATTTGGGTTCATTTACGCAATATCCTTTAAAATTGGCGTGGGCAATTACAGTTCATAAAAGCCAAGGACTTACATTTGATAAAATAATTGCTGACTTAGGAAAAGCATTTGCAGCAGGTCAAGTTTATGTCGCACTTAGTCGTTGTACATCCTTTGAAGGGCTTATTTTAGCTTCACCAATTCCTCATAATGCCATTAAAACCGACAAAAGAGTAGTTGAGTTTTCCAAAACAGAAACCTCAAAAGCAGCCATTTCAAAAGAAATAAATGAAGGGAAAGCAAATTTTTATTATAAAAAAGCAAGACAAGCAGCAAAACGAAAAGATGTTAAAGGAGTTTATGATAATTTTATGAATGCTTTAGAATATCGAAATGATATGAAAACTGAAAAGTTTAAAAAACAGTTTTTATTTTGGGCAAAGCAATGGACTTCTCCTAAACCAAACCAAGAAAAAAAGAACCTAAAAGAAGAACAAGAAGAGAGAAAAGTAGTTGCAAAAAAGAAAATTAATAAAAAAGAAAATCACAATAAACCGATTTCACCAAAACCTCAACAAATAAAGAAAATCAAAAAAACAAATGAAAAAACATATAAACGTTGGACAATAAAAGAAGAACAACAACTTAAAGATTTATTTCATCTAGGGCATACAATAAAAGAAATAACCAAAATAATGGGCAGGGATAAAGATGCAATTATCTCAAGATTACACAAAATAGAATTGAAGAAATGA
- a CDS encoding cyclic nucleotide-binding domain-containing protein has translation MIDRINKVESLKQSSLFMSLPNEALEKIAAKAKMRQFFPNETVVWQGKASDSLYLIIHGIVAVKKITASGQEQIFAYLMAGNTFGEVGILENQPRSATVSALSDVDVLVIQRDDFIQMMYDYPQIGIGLCKMLGKYLVESNRRQARASKKARLILVFSLTPNAGGTNIGNSLARILHAQTKQTTVYTEYPTPQNLISDLNIRKRTKIYKHNAGYDILLSQDENTDLPLSARLTLFLDSMMSDYENIIITLKNQTYIDENLSMLLEFVNQIIIVAPPLEEAMHLVPKLQKQIRDHVRTDEATIFTIINRCSPEHEKTKIKDYSDFDVPYLPDLPLLVDSEDANYKIPRPIEEMLASIIDRLERTHQIGVFIPSTISVDKPIDTTKYVEQTLKFLAERFGGATSKEAKGVWNSKTSGLVDEKVYVVHTYVTQKDMNKYLDEVVDYIKMLKVELQQEAMALEIDKKMTII, from the coding sequence GTGATAGACCGAATCAATAAAGTAGAATCGCTTAAACAATCTTCTCTTTTTATGTCTTTGCCTAATGAAGCATTAGAAAAAATTGCTGCAAAAGCTAAAATGCGTCAGTTTTTTCCTAATGAAACAGTTGTTTGGCAAGGAAAAGCAAGTGATAGTTTGTATTTAATTATTCACGGAATTGTGGCAGTAAAAAAAATTACGGCAAGTGGACAAGAACAAATCTTTGCCTATCTCATGGCAGGAAATACATTTGGAGAAGTAGGAATATTAGAAAATCAACCTCGTTCGGCTACTGTTTCGGCTCTTAGTGATGTTGATGTTTTGGTTATTCAGCGTGATGATTTTATTCAGATGATGTACGATTATCCTCAAATTGGGATTGGACTTTGTAAAATGTTGGGAAAATATTTGGTAGAATCAAATAGAAGACAAGCAAGAGCATCAAAAAAAGCTCGTCTGATTTTGGTTTTTAGTCTTACACCAAATGCAGGAGGAACAAATATTGGAAACTCTCTTGCACGGATTTTACACGCTCAGACCAAACAAACTACTGTTTATACAGAATATCCTACGCCACAAAATTTGATTTCGGATTTGAATATTCGTAAAAGAACAAAGATTTATAAACATAATGCAGGCTATGATATTTTGCTTTCTCAAGATGAAAATACAGATTTGCCTCTTTCTGCTCGTCTGACTTTATTTTTAGATTCGATGATGTCAGATTATGAAAACATCATTATTACGCTAAAAAATCAAACGTATATTGATGAGAATTTGTCAATGCTTTTAGAGTTTGTCAATCAAATTATTATTGTTGCGCCACCTTTGGAGGAAGCAATGCACCTTGTTCCAAAACTTCAAAAACAAATTCGTGACCATGTACGAACAGATGAAGCTACTATTTTTACGATTATAAATCGTTGTAGTCCAGAACACGAAAAAACAAAAATTAAAGATTATTCAGATTTTGATGTTCCTTATTTACCTGATTTGCCTTTACTGGTAGATTCTGAAGATGCAAATTATAAAATTCCTCGTCCGATAGAAGAAATGTTAGCTTCGATTATAGACCGTTTGGAACGCACGCACCAAATTGGTGTTTTTATTCCTTCTACGATTTCAGTTGATAAACCGATTGACACAACCAAATATGTAGAACAAACTTTGAAGTTTTTGGCAGAACGTTTTGGAGGTGCAACCAGCAAAGAAGCAAAAGGTGTTTGGAACAGCAAAACTTCAGGTTTGGTAGATGAAAAAGTATATGTTGTTCATACCTACGTTACTCAAAAAGATATGAATAAATACCTTGATGAAGTAGTAGATTATATCAAAATGCTAAAAGTAGAGTTGCAACAGGAAGCAATGGCTTTAGAAATTGATAAGAAAATGACAATTATTTAA
- a CDS encoding aldehyde dehydrogenase, whose product MKKLNNYIGGEFINPFSDNYIENINPATGKVFSLIADSDENDVNLAVEAAKVAFPEWSSKGAEYRSKWLLKLANYIEENVEKFAQAETQDNGKPISLSCTMDIPRAVQNLSFFATAILHDKDEAHHTSTNILNYTLRQPLGVVGCISPWNLPLYLFTWKIAPALASGNCVVAKPSELTPYTAYLLSEACQAINFPNGVLNIVHGYGHQAGAAITAHKDTKAISFTGGTQTGKTIASIAAPMFKKLSLELGGKNATIIFADSDLEEAIETAVKAAFTNQGQICLCGSRILIEKVIYEEFKIKFIEKVKELKVGDPLEKNTQQGATVSKAHQEKVLSYIEIAKNEGGIILTGGNKVASENLPNRCKDGFFIEPTVIEGLSPFCRTNQEEIFGAVTTLIPFENENEAIEFANCTPYGLSASVWTQNLSRAHRVASQLETGIVWINTWLLRDLRTPFGGAKQSGVGREGGYEALNFFTEEKNVCIKF is encoded by the coding sequence ATGAAAAAACTAAATAACTACATAGGAGGAGAATTTATAAATCCTTTTTCAGATAATTACATTGAAAACATCAACCCAGCCACAGGAAAAGTTTTTTCATTGATTGCTGATTCTGATGAAAATGATGTAAATTTAGCTGTTGAAGCTGCAAAAGTAGCATTTCCAGAATGGTCTTCAAAAGGAGCAGAATATCGCTCCAAATGGCTTTTAAAATTAGCTAATTATATAGAAGAGAATGTAGAAAAATTTGCACAAGCCGAAACTCAAGACAATGGAAAACCTATTTCTCTTTCTTGTACTATGGATATTCCTCGTGCTGTCCAGAATTTATCATTTTTTGCAACAGCTATTTTGCATGATAAAGACGAAGCTCATCATACTTCTACAAATATTTTGAATTATACCTTACGCCAACCTTTAGGGGTTGTGGGTTGTATTTCACCTTGGAATTTGCCTTTGTATTTATTTACTTGGAAGATTGCGCCTGCACTTGCTAGTGGTAATTGTGTTGTTGCCAAACCCTCTGAACTCACACCTTATACAGCTTATTTGCTTTCGGAAGCCTGTCAAGCAATAAATTTTCCTAATGGTGTTCTGAATATTGTACATGGCTACGGACACCAAGCAGGTGCTGCCATTACTGCACACAAAGACACAAAGGCAATTTCTTTTACAGGAGGAACACAAACAGGAAAAACGATTGCATCAATAGCTGCACCTATGTTCAAAAAACTCTCTTTAGAATTAGGTGGAAAAAATGCAACTATTATTTTTGCAGATTCAGACCTAGAAGAAGCAATCGAAACAGCCGTAAAAGCAGCGTTTACTAATCAAGGACAAATTTGTTTATGTGGTTCTAGGATTTTGATAGAAAAAGTAATTTATGAAGAGTTTAAAATAAAATTCATAGAAAAAGTAAAAGAATTAAAAGTAGGCGACCCATTAGAGAAAAATACGCAACAAGGAGCAACAGTTTCGAAAGCACATCAAGAAAAAGTTTTATCCTATATAGAAATTGCCAAAAATGAAGGAGGAATTATTTTGACAGGAGGAAATAAAGTAGCTTCTGAAAACCTTCCAAACAGATGTAAAGACGGATTTTTTATTGAACCAACTGTTATTGAAGGCTTATCACCTTTTTGCAGAACCAATCAAGAAGAAATTTTTGGAGCAGTAACTACGCTTATTCCTTTTGAAAATGAAAATGAAGCCATAGAATTTGCCAACTGTACACCTTATGGACTTTCAGCATCTGTTTGGACACAAAATTTATCCAGAGCGCACCGAGTAGCCAGTCAATTAGAAACAGGAATTGTTTGGATAAATACATGGTTATTGCGTGATTTGAGAACGCCTTTTGGAGGTGCAAAACAATCTGGAGTAGGACGAGAAGGAGGTTATGAAGCCCTAAACTTTTTTACAGAAGAGAAAAATGTGTGTATAAAATTTTAG
- a CDS encoding PSP1 domain-containing protein, with protein sequence MSCNSCATNAQQIDTENEQNESNEEPKGCKSNGNCGTSGCNRLNSFDWLSQMELPDTKPFEIVEVKFKGGRKAFCRNINNLHLFTGDAVVLEVERGFHVGHVSLQGELVRLQMRKKRIKIDDESICNINRKATQTDLDKLIEARNRELPTMYRTREIINQLNLAMKLSDVEYQADSTKATFYYSADSRVDFRDLIRMLAGEFRIRIEMRQISLRQEASRVGGIGVCGRELCCSTWLTDFKPVSTTAARYQNLSLNTSKLSGQCGKLKCCLNYELDTYLDALKDIPEVKYLRTQEGEAQLQKTDIFKKLMWFSYNSENIWHALSIEEVNLILKLNEKKEFPPSLKPSEWLAKGEILDTTSQDNHIIDAEEFERNVRRKAKNDEPNTETTRKRRPRTRKPRKNISKLEEIKKPTSNLENSTENHKQNQVNKRKKRKSNFLRKPKSRNNDN encoded by the coding sequence ATGAGTTGTAATTCATGTGCAACTAATGCACAACAAATAGATACAGAAAATGAACAAAACGAAAGTAATGAAGAACCAAAAGGCTGTAAAAGCAATGGAAATTGTGGTACTTCGGGTTGTAATCGTCTAAATTCATTCGATTGGCTTTCTCAAATGGAACTCCCTGACACAAAGCCATTTGAGATTGTAGAAGTAAAATTTAAAGGAGGACGAAAAGCATTTTGTAGAAATATAAATAACCTTCATTTGTTTACAGGTGATGCCGTAGTATTAGAAGTAGAAAGAGGTTTTCATGTGGGTCATGTATCTTTACAAGGAGAACTTGTACGCCTTCAAATGCGAAAAAAACGCATCAAAATTGATGATGAAAGTATTTGTAATATTAATAGAAAAGCAACACAAACCGACCTAGACAAACTCATAGAGGCTCGTAATCGTGAACTTCCAACAATGTATCGCACACGAGAAATCATCAATCAATTGAACTTAGCCATGAAACTTTCTGATGTTGAATATCAGGCCGATTCTACAAAAGCTACTTTTTATTATTCAGCAGATTCAAGAGTTGATTTTCGTGACCTTATAAGAATGCTGGCTGGAGAGTTCAGAATTCGAATAGAAATGAGACAAATTAGCCTCCGACAAGAAGCCAGCCGAGTAGGTGGGATTGGTGTCTGTGGGCGTGAGCTTTGTTGTTCGACGTGGCTAACAGATTTCAAACCTGTCAGTACGACAGCAGCACGTTATCAAAATCTTTCTTTGAATACATCCAAACTTTCAGGACAATGTGGAAAACTAAAGTGTTGTCTAAATTATGAATTAGATACCTATTTAGATGCCCTCAAAGATATTCCAGAAGTAAAATATTTGCGCACGCAAGAAGGAGAAGCACAATTACAAAAAACAGATATTTTCAAAAAACTAATGTGGTTTAGTTATAATTCTGAGAATATTTGGCACGCTTTATCTATCGAAGAAGTAAATTTAATTCTAAAACTCAATGAGAAAAAAGAATTTCCACCTTCTTTAAAACCTTCAGAATGGCTTGCAAAAGGAGAAATATTAGATACAACTTCACAAGATAATCATATCATTGATGCCGAAGAGTTTGAAAGAAATGTAAGACGAAAAGCTAAAAATGATGAACCTAATACAGAAACAACTCGTAAAAGAAGACCTAGAACAAGAAAGCCACGTAAAAATATTTCAAAACTAGAAGAAATAAAAAAACCAACTTCTAATTTGGAGAATTCTACTGAGAATCATAAACAAAACCAAGTCAACAAACGTAAAAAAAGAAAAAGTAATTTTTTGAGAAAACCAAAATCAAGAAATAATGACAACTAA
- a CDS encoding periplasmic protease, with amino-acid sequence MKKLILLLCLQFSFVSALYAQNLSSQGLQDDAKLLWNALNELHPGLYRHNDTTILEEKYQKLLVNFSEDKTPQETFLLLSEFTAAIKCGHTYLNPFNQKNRIIDTLYNQKKLLPFTFKIIKNQWFVYKSVSDNLKKGDEIISINGILIEEILKNITNYIQTDGGNQPQKIKETELTLTSQYEYFDYYFPLLYELDSEIKLEVKKNGKETTEIIMIELLTKEERKKEFEKYFPLLTGNYDDLWKFKIENNQYAYLKLGTFATNELSYDWKKYIDDVFTQINRQKTPHLIIDIRGNKGESKKVTKYLMEKIAVKEWKPIFKKSYVAYNEVSDSLKTHLTTSNKRNYNASKWTKRWNENYRVVKGMPNESKVISSKLMTYKGNIYLLIDEKTSANAFDLAENCKENNFATLIGTNTGGTKQGFTAERFFVLTLPNSNLQVDIPLIGHYPIQKFKNEGIEPNIETKETLEDFIAKKDKAFDTAIEIIEQVEKDKQEEENKKLEEELENDQNEEKQE; translated from the coding sequence ATGAAAAAACTCATTTTACTTCTCTGCTTACAATTTTCATTTGTTTCAGCCTTGTATGCTCAAAATTTATCTTCTCAAGGTTTACAAGATGATGCAAAACTACTTTGGAATGCACTCAATGAATTACACCCTGGATTGTATAGACACAATGATACAACCATTTTGGAAGAGAAATATCAAAAATTACTAGTTAATTTTTCGGAAGACAAAACGCCACAAGAAACATTTTTACTTTTATCAGAATTTACAGCAGCTATAAAATGTGGTCATACTTATCTCAATCCATTCAATCAAAAAAATAGAATAATTGATACACTTTACAATCAAAAAAAACTACTTCCTTTTACCTTTAAAATAATTAAAAATCAATGGTTTGTCTATAAATCTGTTTCTGATAATCTTAAAAAAGGAGATGAGATTATTTCTATAAATGGAATTTTAATAGAAGAAATACTTAAAAATATCACAAATTATATTCAAACAGATGGAGGTAATCAGCCTCAAAAAATAAAAGAAACAGAGCTTACATTAACTTCACAGTATGAATATTTTGATTATTATTTTCCTTTACTTTATGAGTTGGATAGTGAAATAAAATTAGAAGTAAAAAAGAATGGAAAAGAAACAACAGAAATAATAATGATTGAACTTCTAACAAAAGAGGAAAGAAAAAAAGAGTTTGAGAAATATTTTCCATTACTGACAGGTAATTATGATGATTTATGGAAATTTAAGATAGAGAATAATCAGTATGCGTACTTGAAATTAGGAACTTTTGCTACAAACGAACTTTCTTATGATTGGAAAAAATATATTGATGATGTTTTTACTCAAATCAACAGACAGAAAACGCCTCATTTGATTATAGATATTAGAGGAAATAAAGGAGAAAGTAAAAAAGTAACAAAATATTTAATGGAAAAAATTGCTGTTAAAGAATGGAAACCTATTTTTAAAAAATCTTATGTAGCCTATAATGAAGTAAGTGATAGCTTAAAAACACACCTCACAACCTCAAATAAGAGAAATTATAATGCTTCTAAATGGACAAAACGTTGGAACGAAAATTATAGAGTTGTAAAAGGTATGCCCAATGAATCTAAAGTTATTTCTTCAAAATTAATGACTTATAAAGGAAATATTTATTTATTAATTGATGAAAAAACAAGTGCCAATGCTTTTGATTTAGCTGAAAATTGTAAAGAAAACAATTTTGCAACTCTTATAGGAACAAATACAGGAGGAACAAAACAAGGTTTTACAGCCGAGCGTTTTTTTGTGCTTACTCTTCCTAACTCAAACTTGCAAGTTGATATTCCTTTAATTGGGCATTATCCAATACAAAAATTTAAAAATGAAGGAATTGAGCCAAATATTGAAACCAAAGAAACACTAGAGGATTTTATCGCAAAAAAAGACAAAGCATTTGATACAGCCATCGAAATTATAGAACAAGTAGAAAAAGACAAACAAGAAGAGGAAAACAAAAAACTTGAAGAAGAACTAGAAAATGACCAAAATGAAGAAAAGCAAGAATAA
- a CDS encoding Nif3-like dinuclear metal center hexameric protein: MTYTFSQITSYLESIAPLNFQESYDNSGLLVGNPNTEITGVLVSLDTIESVIEEAKAKNCNLIVAHHPIIFKGLKSLTGKNYIERTVIKAIQEGIGIYAIHTNLDNIKDGVNAKISEKIGLINTKILSPKNNTFHKDTNDEPQKVGSGMIGELSEAISATAFLANLKSKMNLPLIKHTCLENFKDQKIKKIALCGGAGSFLLQEAIKQKADFFITGDYKYHEFFDAEDKIVICDIGHYESEVFTKDLLVDFLKNQFSELEIIACQTNTNPVEYYF; this comes from the coding sequence ATGACTTATACATTCTCTCAAATTACATCTTATTTAGAATCTATTGCTCCACTCAATTTTCAAGAATCTTATGATAATTCTGGTCTTTTGGTGGGAAATCCGAATACAGAAATTACAGGGGTTTTGGTTTCTTTAGATACCATTGAATCTGTTATTGAAGAAGCAAAAGCAAAAAACTGCAATCTGATTGTGGCGCATCATCCTATTATTTTCAAAGGTTTGAAAAGCCTTACAGGAAAAAATTATATTGAAAGAACGGTTATTAAAGCCATTCAAGAGGGAATCGGAATTTATGCCATTCATACCAATTTGGATAATATCAAAGATGGAGTAAATGCTAAAATTTCTGAAAAAATAGGATTAATTAATACCAAAATTTTATCACCAAAAAATAATACTTTTCATAAAGATACTAATGATGAACCTCAAAAAGTTGGTTCTGGAATGATAGGCGAACTCTCAGAAGCCATCTCTGCAACTGCTTTTTTAGCGAATCTTAAATCAAAGATGAATTTGCCTTTGATAAAACACACCTGTTTAGAAAACTTTAAAGACCAAAAAATTAAAAAAATTGCGCTTTGTGGTGGTGCAGGAAGTTTTTTATTACAAGAAGCCATCAAACAGAAAGCAGATTTTTTTATTACAGGAGATTACAAATATCACGAGTTTTTTGATGCTGAAGATAAAATTGTAATTTGTGATATTGGACATTATGAAAGTGAGGTTTTTACGAAAGATTTATTAGTGGATTTTCTCAAAAATCAGTTTTCAGAATTAGAAATTATAGCATGTCAGACTAATACAAATCCAGTAGAATATTATTTTTAA